The Haliotis asinina isolate JCU_RB_2024 chromosome 2, JCU_Hal_asi_v2, whole genome shotgun sequence genomic interval catggcaggggacaccagaaatgggcttcatacattgtacccatgtgaggaatcaaacctgggtcttcagcaggACGAGCAAATGCCTTAACCGCAAGGCTACCCAGTATCAAAAGTTCATGCCCAAgacatgtttctttttttatccTAAGAAATGGGAACCTGCCTCAACAGGCATTCTACAGATGTAGCTTCTCATGTTGCCATGGGAATACATCCCTGGACAGACAGTCTGATACAGCACAAGATCCATGTTCTAACAAATGCTTTACCAATATTTATACATATGTTATAACAATTCAAGTTcactgtacataaatgtgagtgAAATTAAACCCAAAGTTTGAGAGGTATGTAAATCCAGTGCAGCTAAACACTTAAACAGGGGGATGGTTTCAAGTTGTGATACAACATTTTCACAGCATATGTACATTCAAGTCAATTATACCTGCTCAACATGAATATCAACCTTAAAATTGTGACAGTAAATTTGTGACCACACGCCGCAAACATTGCCTTCATCCAAACATCACAGTCACCCTACCAAAACATAATCAACCAACAAAATAATATTGCTTGAGCGaatttaataatttctttaaCTTAATtagcatatattttcattaatctAACGGAATATCCCAATCTTTTAAAACTATTGTTGTATTCATTTTTTCCCACTGCCATTTTTGTGTATCGCTTGATTCATCACATGGATTCATGAAGATCTCGTGGCTGGCTGGGTCACAGTCAAGACACTGTCCACTCACAGGGTGGTAGATCTGGGATGTGCCCTGCAACAGAATGTTGAATAGACTCAATAACGGGCAGGGAGTGGTACATCTTGGATGTGTCCTGCAACAGAACATTGTATCGATTCAAAAAGGGGACACGGGGTGGTGGATCTAAGATGTGCCCAGCAAGTGTTAAAaaacatgtacacaaatataaacaataaacaaaattaagtaCAGTTACTGATAGGTCCTTGACAGCTTAGACAATCATCATCTGATTAACACTGATGAGACGAAAAGCATGTGTAAGGAACTCACCACTTTGTATTTGAAGCGCTGGTTGCCTAACATGTTATGACAGTTAAACAGGATAATCGGTGCTTTCTTCATAGACTGTGATACATCAAAGCAGACAGTTCTCTTCCTTGGGCGGATGTCTTTGTGCCAAGAAAACTCAAATGTCTGAAATTATACAGTTGAATATAGGTCAACATTGTTAGAGAAAGCACAGACTATGATTTATCACAATATTAATAACAACAACCAATTGGCTGACAGAGACAGCATTAGTACAGGAATGTCAGGAGAACAAGAAGATGCTAGTTcaggtctgaaccagacaaaccataAGTGTGTATCGAGACAGTCTAAACCCAGAAATGTCAGAGAGAAGAAATGCTActtcaggtctggaccagacaaaccatcaGCAGATAGGGACAGCTTCAATCCATGAATTTCAGGCAGGAGGAGTTGCTAGTTCAGTTCTGGACCAGACTTGACAGATGAATGTGGCAGACTACACGTCAGCCACATGATGACATACTTGTTACTCTACATCCTGTTAACACGTGGCATCCACTGTTACAAGTGGCATCATGTATCTTTCAATCTGTCCACATTTACTCTACCtatcaaacgtttagactctcttgtgtaaatgtagccacttacttctgTCAACTGCCCTTAACAAGATTCTGCAAAATAATCCATCCTGTTTAAAGGCACTTCTAATACATGCATTAAAATGCATAAACAAATTCGCAACGTTGAAAACATTACTGTCATGCATTCAAGAAATGATGAAATTCAGTGAAAAATGGTgaatttgtttcaatatttacaccaaaatgcacatgttcacatgcacgatatttacaTATGCcattcagcaatttgatgaatGATCCTTGTACAATaaatctgcataaggtttgcagttttGTCTCCCATGTTAGTGGGGAAATTCATCTTTGTTGTAACCATGTATACGCACAAAACATAGAGccagtgttttaagtgagtgtaAACTCTTGATGGGTAATATATACATCCGAGTGGCCACTATACACAGTACAGCAATCATCTATACAAGTGACAATATCTACAAAGCACCTGTTCTCCATTAGCTCCGCCTCCATCCTTGATACATGGCTCCAAGTTAAACCTCTCATTGGCCCCCTTGAACCGAGTATCCACACAATAGTTACTGGCTTTATTCCTCAACTGAAAGACAACAATTGAATTTCAGACAAAAACAAACTGCCAACTGTATTCCTTAACTGAAATAAATCATCATCAGATAAGAATGTCGTTATATTCTAAGCCCAAGATGCAAGGATGATTATGTCTATGAACCTCAAGAGAACAGATTGGGTAAACTTGTTTTAAAGCTCAATATGTAAGGAACTGTCAGGTTGTCTTAACAGAAAAGTACCATATAtagtcatgaaaatattacattttttaaCACCTAAATACTGTATAAACTATTTCAGGCGTTTGTTggtctgttgtttaatgccacactcaacaatttcccagctatatggtggtggaaaatatttctgaaaacaataaGCATCACAAACATGCTGACGTAACCACAGCCTCTAATGTATATTCACATTTTCTGTCAATTTTATTACTCTGGCTCAACAAGATCTAAGGAGAaccaacccatgaaggtccggggaagaatgagactaacgggatctagtggccaggctcgctgacttagttgacacatgtcatcggtttccaattgcgcagattaatgctcatgttgttgatcactggattgtctggtccagactcgattatttacagaccactgccatagagctggaatattgctgggtgcggcggaaaactaaactcactcactccataaaaatcatcatcacccccaaCCTCCAACCTAACCATatattatgaacggtcccttaacCACCAATTGTGTTTAAGCATGTGAGCTAGGAACTGTATTCCATCAGTGGTCCACATTTAAATGCTTTTACCAGTCCTTATGCGTTTTTGCCATAAGAACATTCTGTTAGTGTCACagataaaaacaaaatttgTTCTGCAGTAAATCATATCACTAACTTGATGTGTGTTGACCTATTTCATAGCCGGCATACTTAAGTAATCCTTCAATGATGATTTTTGGGTATATATGTACCTTGTATTATTATCAGCGTTCACGAATAACGTCTGACCCTCTCACAAATCCTGCAGATTTACCCATGGTCAGACAGCCCATTGTCTGACTGAACATATCACAGTaattttgtctgaagttgttattcactgtttataaatctaTGTGCAATGTTTGTCCTTGTATAATGTTAATGATTTCAATGCCAATTTTGGGAAATGttcaatctgaaatgtgtgtttaattttaatctgtgggtcctgtgaattttcagtgggtctgacaagacatctgaaacttacaggacccaatgtcctgttactttgaaacaccttTCCGAAACACTGTATTATTGGATCATCATACATCAATTATGTATTTGACTGATTATTTCTGAAACAACATGAACACATCTGCTATTTCTTcctaaaatatttctgaaaaccaCAACTAATGCACACATGTGACCTAACCACAACCTCAAATGTATATTCACAACTTGTTTATGcttttttcagtaaattttACCATTCTGACTGAAGCATCCCTAAGGTGGAAGAACCAAATCTTATCTTGAAATCAGTCAATGGACCATGTTTTGGTTAtagaaagggaggtaactcgatGGCTTCAATGTAAACCACAGGAATTGTTAGCATTTCACGGTTGCGGATGGCATGGAAAAAGAACATAACACAGTTAATCAGACCTAATAAAATGTCACAGGTTTCACATTCTCAGTTTCCAAAAGTGTATTTCATATCTATTTATTTTTTGCTACTATTGTATTTTTATGCATAGATTATACATTGATTGTTATTACATCTGTACAAGATGAACAAGTCTGCTCGTTCCTCCTACCTCTCCTTCAGCCATTGGTTCTGGTTCAACTGGCGGATACACTTTGACCAGGTCAAAGGCCACTTCCTCCATGAACCACTTGAACGGTTTACATTTCAGCTTGTTACGGATGGCTTTCTGTGCGGTGATGTCTCCAGTGTCGACGCTGCGGTAGTGGGGGCGACGTTTGTACAGGAACTCAGCATACTCATCCATCCACACCTCAGCTACACGCCGGTAGTTCTACacagataaatatttatttttgttgtttacattgcAATCAGTAATATTCCTGTAGAATGATGTCAGTCTGTAAGATGAATCTTGCCTCCAATTCAGACAGATCCAAAAGAGGTTCTCAGGAAATGTTCTCCAAAACATAAGTTTGAATCTTGACGAATAACTTTGCATATCACTTTGAAATACTGTTTGATCCATACAGACTTAGAGTAAATTAATAGAGTCTTATGTCATATGTTCAACTGTGTTCCATATAATAACAATATagggggcttcacacattgtacacaggtAGAGAACAGAACACAGGTCTTAGCATGAAGGTAAACTGACTGTGGCAAGTCACTTGGCTTCCCTGCTATTACCTTAAAACCTTATAAAAATGTACTGGACAAAACAAATTAGGGATATTTTtaggattgatattttatcagtgtgttagtgaataaatagatcataaTTCATACTCtaaaaatttacatatattcctAACTAAATTTATTTTTGTCCAGGACACAAGCTAAAGAGAGACGAAGGTATATTTTCTAGCCTTGATGAACATCAGCTAGCTCTTCATTAGTTTACTGTTCGCTGGGAGGTGCTAACGTAATGTTTCAAATACTGGTACTGAGTAAAAGCTGCAGAGTGGATTAGAAGCCACTGAagactttcagcaatatacttgTGAGACATGTCTACTTACTCTGCCTATAAAGTCACCCACTCCAGGATTCGGGAATGGAGCAAACTTGCGATAGATGTGTCCAATTCTGGAACAGGGAGCATCCACCATCTGTCCCCCACACTGCCATATCTGCAAGTCAGCAGAAATGTCACAGCTAACGTAAATATAGGAATTATCATAGTGTCTGAGGTGACTTCAATGACAAACCAGGTCACAATCTGTCAATAACTAATACATaataacaacacaaaaacacttaAAAAGACACTGGACTATACACTGATGGTCTCCTTAGACATGTgcaggggaagtaactcttcccagcaaagggaggcaactctgttcAGCAGTGCCAACCACATCTCATAAAAGTGACATGGCCGCTTGAGTCATAAAATATCTGACCAGGTCATGTGTACTCATTTCAGCAAAAATAGCAAGATTCAATACTATAAAAGACATCTCTAAACACTCAGCAAATGTTCCATATTTAGCTACCATGAACAGAATGAACTGCTAAAGATTTCTGGTGAGCTCTAGAACGtcttcagcagtatttcagttacatcatgGCACCAGTACAAAGGGGAAAAAGCCTGAAGTGACACAGAAGCAACAATCAAGAATAGTGGTGACAAATCACCACATTCAGGGTGAATGACGACTGACACTCACTTTGAAAGAGAGTTCGTACTGCTCCCCACCCCAGATGTCAAGTCCTGGGTCATACCCTCCCAACATCCAGAACCACTCCCGGTCAATGGCAAACAGCCCACCCGCCATCACTGGACTCCTGTTGAGAAGAGGTGTTAGATGGACACTGTTAACATGATTTAGGCAATTACAGAAAAACATAGGTAACCTCTATGTCAGTAACCATGAACTGTGAACTATGTTCGTATTGTTCGTATATGTTCATATTGAACAAGATACAACAAATTGAGAGCACCTGGAACACCAGTTGTAAAATAGACAGCGATACATGCTGCAGATTCAGTCATAAGATGTACTGAGATACACCATTAGaaaaaggtaggggatattccattttgcgagcatacaaTCAGCCACTGACAGTGTACATgacaaaaagtaatatatatctatacagatgaaacattacCAAAGGAATAGataatattgtcatattttccCTTGATTTcgcttcatcatctgtttcctccttggatTGATCATCTGCACTATACCAAAATCctgtactttttaaaatgaTATAGGTTACATTTTTTGCTCTGATTATCATCCACTAAAATGTCCACACACAGGGAAATAATAAGGGTATATTTCTGCAGCAATACAACAAATAGGCAATGATACAAGTAACCACTGACCGGGCAGAATTGTCACAGACAATGTTTCACTATAAACGACTTCATAACCTGTTTGTCTGCATTCAAGAAGCATTGAAACCacagttaccatggcaacatacCTCAAGAGTTTCACTTATGTCACTACAGAACACTGTTCACTTTTTAATTGGGCATAAGTATTTGTGCTGCCAATACCAACATGGAACATGTAAGTCTGTTATCCTATCTCTGTAACAACATACTTGAACGGATCAGCTGGatgtttcttgtcttcaggGAGGAGAGGTAATCTCTTGTAGAAGAACTCCCAGTCGAACGCTCCCCTGGCGCCCTCATCTTGGGCACGGTAGGCGAAGTTCTCATAGTCAATGACATCAATGAAAGGACAAACTACCGTCTTCTTGTTGCGAGCTATCGGTTCTgtatgaaaaagaaaaatatgtgaATCATCATACAAGTGGGTATATCATTACAAAGAGATCTACCTACCTACCAATCAAGAATATAAAAAACATGGCTATACTTGACAGTACTGACACACTGGAATCCAAACCCACAATCAGCTGACTGCACAGAGGGACACAGATTTGACAGACAACCTAAAGAAAGAAGAGAGAAGGAACAACTGACACATGACAGTCCGCAGCCTCTACTCACCCAGCAGTGGAGGAAGGTAGTTGGTGTTGGCCTCCACGTGGGAGTCGAGGAAGATGAGGACATCCCCAGTAGCTGCCTTTGCCCCCAACAGACGAGCTCGGATCAAACCTTCACGCTTCTCCGCACGTACAACCTTTACATTGTCAAAATTCTCCTTCACATATTTTTCTAGTTTT includes:
- the LOC137273943 gene encoding putative polypeptide N-acetylgalactosaminyltransferase 10, with translation MRRNTITLIKYILGGTIFFLVGPFTLRYLFGSNSAREDFVDADVNLPRPHEGERQVVDSGTGEVKQVDWHDYKLIAEEQQRKGPGEQGSAVILSAEDEQKKNDLYKVNGFNAYASDKISLQRALKDIRHPDCQRKKYLNKLLTASIIVPFHNEHWSTLLRTTYSVINRAPKHLIHEVILVDDFSNKDFLKEKLEKYVKENFDNVKVVRAEKREGLIRARLLGAKAATGDVLIFLDSHVEANTNYLPPLLEPIARNKKTVVCPFIDVIDYENFAYRAQDEGARGAFDWEFFYKRLPLLPEDKKHPADPFKSPVMAGGLFAIDREWFWMLGGYDPGLDIWGGEQYELSFKIWQCGGQMVDAPCSRIGHIYRKFAPFPNPGVGDFIGRNYRRVAEVWMDEYAEFLYKRRPHYRSVDTGDITAQKAIRNKLKCKPFKWFMEEVAFDLVKVYPPVEPEPMAEGELRNKASNYCVDTRFKGANERFNLEPCIKDGGGANGEQTFEFSWHKDIRPRKRTVCFDVSQSMKKAPIILFNCHNMLGNQRFKYKVGTSQIYHPVSGQCLDCDPASHEIFMNPCDESSDTQKWQWEKMNTTIVLKDWDIPLD